One Diospyros lotus cultivar Yz01 chromosome 1, ASM1463336v1, whole genome shotgun sequence genomic window carries:
- the LOC127791934 gene encoding 18.5 kDa class I heat shock protein: MSLIPSFFGGRRGSVFDPFSLDVWDPFRDFPFPQLSRENSALVNTRVDWKETPEGHVFKADVPGLKKEEVKVEIEDDRVLQISGERNVEKEEKNDAWHRVERSSGKFMRRFRLPENAKIDEVKASMENGVLTVTIPKVEIKKPDTKAIEISG; encoded by the coding sequence ATGTCGCTGATCCCAAGCTTCTTCGGCGGTCGACGAGGTAGCGTCTTTGATCCTTTCTCTCTCGACGTTTGGGATCCGTTCAGGGACTTCCCATTCCCTCAACTTTCTCGAGAAAATTCTGCACTGGTGAACACTCGCGTGGACTGGAAGGAAACACCGGAAGGGCACGTGTTCAAGGCCGATGTTCCGGGGCTGAAGAAAGAGGAAGTGAAGGTGGAGATCGAAGACGACAGAGTTCTGCAGATCAGCGGCGAGAGGAACGtggagaaggaggagaagaacgATGCCTGGCACAGGGTGGAGCGCAGCAGCGGGAAGTTCATGCGGCGGTTCAGGCTGCCGGAAAATGCGAAGATAGATGAGGTGAAGGCGTCCATGGAGAATGGAGTTCTGACTGTGACGATTCCCAAGGTGGAGATCAAGAAGCCGGATACCAAGGCGATTGAAATCTCTGGTTAG
- the LOC127791901 gene encoding 17.5 kDa class I heat shock protein-like, giving the protein MSCSKVQKQLPHQFCTQSKLISKHRKGRKMRSMLNECPSVCGSRRSSIFNPFSSGFPVWLPLKESAASSCSELQVNSPCLDWKETPEAHVVMVDLPGIQKEQVRVEVEDDRVLIISGEWNVEKPEEEETWWHRRERRRGKFRRQLGLPENGKTEEVKASMEKGVLRVFIPKEEVNKKDEVKKVEIDG; this is encoded by the coding sequence ATGAGTTGCAGCAAGGTTCAAAAACAGCTACCTCATCAGTTTTGCACGCAATCGAAACTGATAAGCAAGCACCGAAAAGGGAGGAAGATGAGGTCGATGTTGAATGAATGCCCAAGCGTTTGCGGGAGCCGACGGAGCAGCATATTCAACCCATTCTCTTCAGGCTTCCCCGTTTGGCTGCCGTTGAAGGAGTCCGCAGCTTCCTCGTGTTCGGAGCTGCAGGTGAACTCCCCGTGCTTGGACTGGAAGGAGACGCCAGAGGCTCACGTGGTTATGGTGGATCTTCCTGGGATTCAAAAGGAACAGGTTAGGGTGGAAGTGGAGGATGATAGAGTTTTAATTATTAGCGGAGAGTGGAACGTGGAGAAgccggaggaggaggagacgtGGTGGCACCGAAGGGAGCGAAGGAGGGGAAAGTTCAGGAGGCAGTTGGGGTTGCCGGAGAATGGGAAGACGGAGGAAGTGAAAGCTTCAATGGAGAAGGGAGTTCTCAGAGTGTTCATCCCCAAGGAAGAAGTGAACAAGAAGGATGAAGTGAAGAAGGTTGAGATCGATGGCTGA
- the LOC127791914 gene encoding 17.5 kDa class I heat shock protein-like yields MATVLCPSVCGGRRSNISSAFHVRLPMKEFASSCCSAEFSKMVNLPCVDWRETPEAHQFMVDLPGVNKEEVKVEVELEEDRVLKISGERKAQKPEEEEVTWHQRERSSGKFVRRFRLPENVKTEEVKASMENGVLTVSIPKEEVKKYDVKNVEIDG; encoded by the coding sequence ATGGCGACGGTTCTATGCCCGAGCGTTTGCGGCGGCCGCCGGAGCAACATCTCATCCGCCTTCCACGTCCGACTGCCGATGAAGGAGTTCGCTTCCTCGTGTTGCTCGGCGGAGTTCTCCAAGATGGTTAATCTCCCGTGCGTGGACTGGAGGGAGACGCCGGAAGCTCACCAGTTTATGGTGGATCTTCCTGGGGTTAACAAGGAAGAAGTTAAGGTCGAAGTTGAGCTTGAGGAAGATCGGGTTTTAAAGATTAGCGGCGAGAGGAAGGCGCAGAAGCCGGAGGAAGAGGAGGTGACGTGGCACCAGAGGGAGCGGAGCAGTGGAAAGTTCGTGAGGCGGTTCCGGTTGCCGGAGAATGTGAAGACGGAAGAAGTAAAAGCTTCAATGGAAAATGGAGTTCTCACAGTGTCTATCCCGAAGGAAGAAGTGAAGAAGTATGATGTGAAGAACGTTGAGATCGATGGCTGA
- the LOC127791939 gene encoding 17.3 kDa class I heat shock protein-like has translation MSLIPSFFGGRRGGVFDPFSLDVWDPFREFPFPQLSGENSALVNTRVDWKETPEAHVFKADVPGLKKEEVKVEVEDDTVLQIRGERNVEKEEKNDAWHRVERSSGKFLRRFRLPGNAKMDEVKASMENGVLTVTIPKEEIKKPDTKAIEISG, from the coding sequence ATGTCGTTGATCCCAAGCTTCTTCGGCGGCCGACGTGGTGGCGTCTTCGATCCTTTCTCTCTCGACGTCTGGGATCCGTTCAGGGAGTTCCCATTCCCTCAACTTTCTGGAGAAAATTCTGCACTGGTGAACACTCGCGTGGACTGGAAGGAAACACCGGAAGCGCACGTGTTCAAGGCCGATGTTCCGGGGCTGAAGAAAGAGGAAGTGAAGGTGGAGGTCGAAGACGACACAGTTCTGCAGATAAGAGGCGAGAGGAACGtggagaaggaggagaagaacgATGCCTGGCACAGGGTGGAGCGCAGCAGCGGGAAGTTCTTGAGGCGGTTCAGGCTGCCGGGAAATGCGAAGATGGATGAGGTGAAGGCGTCCATGGAGAATGGAGTTCTGACGGTGACGATTCCCAAGGAGGAGATCAAGAAGCCGGATACCAAGGCGATTGAAATCTCTGGTTAG
- the LOC127791929 gene encoding 18.5 kDa class I heat shock protein-like, which translates to MSLIPSFFGGRRGGVFDPFSLDVWDPLRDFPFPQLSGENSALVNTRVDWKETPEAHVFKADVPGLKKEEVKVEVEDDKVLQISGERNVEKEEKNDAWHRVERSSGKFMRRFRLPENAKMDEVKASMENGVLTVTIPKVEIKKLDTKAIEISG; encoded by the coding sequence ATGTCGTTGATCCCAAGCTTCTTCGGCGGCCGACGTGGTGGCGTCTTCGATCCATTCTCTCTCGACGTTTGGGATCCTCTCAGGGACTTCCCGTTCCCTCAACTTTCTGGAGAAAACTCTGCACTGGTGAACACTCGCGTGGACTGGAAGGAAACACCGGAAGCGCACGTGTTCAAGGCCGATGTTCCGGGGCTGAAGAAAGAGGAAGTGAAGGTGGAGGTCGAAGATGACAAAGTTCTGCAGATCAGCGGCGAGAGGAACGtggagaaggaggagaagaacgATGCCTGGCACAGAGTGGAGCGCAGCAGCGGGAAGTTCATGAGGCGGTTCAGGCTGCCGGAAAATGCGAAGATGGATGAGGTAAAGGCGTCCATGGAGAATGGAGTTCTGACTGTGACGATTCCCAAGGTGGAGATCAAGAAGCTGGATACCAAGGCGATTGAAATCTCTGGTTAG
- the LOC127791922 gene encoding 17.3 kDa class I heat shock protein-like has protein sequence MSLIPSFFGGRRGGVFDPFSLDVWDPLREFPFPQRSGENSALVNTRVDWKETPEAHVFKADVPGLKKEEVKVEVEDDRVLQIRGERNVEKEEKNDAWHRVERSSGKFLRRFRLPGNAKMDEVKASMENGVLTVTIPKEEIKKPDAKAIEISG, from the coding sequence ATGTCGTTGATCCCAAGCTTCTTCGGCGGCCGACGTGGTGGCGTCTTCGATCCTTTCTCTCTCGACGTCTGGGATCCGCTCAGGGAGTTCCCATTCCCTCAACGTTCTGGAGAAAATTCAGCACTGGTGAACACTCGCGTGGACTGGAAGGAAACACCGGAAGCGCACGTGTTCAAGGCCGATGTTCCGGGGCTGAAGAAAGAGGAAGTGAAGGTGGAGGTCGAAGACGACAGAGTTCTGCAGATAAGAGGCGAGAGGAACGtggagaaggaggagaagaacgATGCCTGGCACAGGGTGGAGCGCAGCAGCGGGAAGTTCTTGAGGCGGTTCAGGCTGCCGGGAAATGCGAAGATGGATGAGGTGAAGGCGTCCATGGAGAATGGAGTTCTGACTGTGACGATTCCCAAGGAGGAGATCAAGAAGCCGGATGCCAAGGCGATTGAAATCTCTGGTTAG
- the LOC127791910 gene encoding 17.5 kDa class I heat shock protein-like — MKTCGGNVEQLQLHQFCKQSKLISKHSRKERKISRMMNHCPSICGSGGSNIFSPLISSAFHVRLPLKESASDTVNAPCVDWKETPETHLFMADLPGVNKEDVKVEVEEDRVLRIAGERKEEEGEGTWHRRERRGGKFRRQFRLPENAKTEEVKASMENGVLTVLIPKRELKKNVEISG, encoded by the coding sequence ATGAAGACTTGCGGCGGCAACGTTGAACAATTACAGCTACATCAGTTCTGCAAGCAATCCAAACTGATAAGCAAGCATTCGAGAAAGGAGAGGAAGATATCGCGGATGATGAATCACTGTCCAAGCATTTGTGGGAGCGGCGGGAGCAACATCTTCAGCCCATTGATCTCTTCAGCCTTCCACGTTCGGCTGCCGTTGAAGGAGTCTGCTTCCGACACGGTTAACGCCCCGTGCGTGGACTGGAAGGAGACGCCGGAAACTCACCTGTTTATGGCGGATCTTCCTGGGGTTAACAAGGAAGATGTTAAGGTCGAAGTTGAGGAAGATCGAGTTTTAAGGATTGCCGGAGaaaggaaggaggaggagggggaGGGGACGTGGCACCGGAGGGAGCGAAGGGGGGGAAAGTTCAGGAGGCAGTTCCGGTTGCCAGAGAATGCGAAGACGGAAGAAGTAAAAGCCTCAATGGAGAATGGGGTTCTCACAGTGTTGATCCCCAAAagagaattaaagaagaatgtTGAGATCAGTGGCTGA
- the LOC127792466 gene encoding copper transporter 1-like, translating into MDAGGEAKMTMKQMDMAFSWGKNTESQSSYIVELVSVFLLSILVESLSHTRFISSMTSRVGAGLLQTLMYGVRMALAYLVMLAVMSFNVGVLLVAVAGYSVGFFIFGSRVFEKLEYGKPSDLPPLNC; encoded by the coding sequence ATGGATGCCGGCGGCGAGGCAAAGATGACGATGAAACAGATGGACATGGCTTTTTCGTGGGGAAAGAACACAGAAAGCCAGAGTTCATACATAGTGGAATTGGTGTCTGTGTTCTTGCTGTCAATCCTGGTGGAGAGCCTCTCGCACACCCGATTCATCAGCTCCATGACGAGCCGGGTCGGAGCCGGGCTTCTGCAAACTCTCATGTACGGCGTGCGCATGGCTCTCGCTTACCTGGTCATGCTCGCTGTCATGTCCTTCAACGTCGGCGTCTTGCTTGTCGCCGTGGCCGGATACTCCGTCGGATTCTTTATCTTCGGCAGTCGGGTGTTTGAGAAATTGGAGTACGGGAAACCCTCGGATCTTCCTCCGTTGAATTGCTGA
- the LOC127792459 gene encoding 17.5 kDa class I heat shock protein-like → MSRIQSVCSGHRGNAFNPFSPVLVWDPLKDCPFPCNSGETPAMMNARTDWKETPKGHLFTVDLPGVKEEEVKVEVEDDKVLRISGERSVEEKKDDKERWHRVERSGGKFMRRFRLPEKANIEEVKASMENGVLTVFVPKEAEEEEEEAKRPRSKIVEISGQ, encoded by the coding sequence ATGTCGAGGATTCAAAGCGTTTGCAGTGGTCATCGGGGCAACGCCTTCAACCCCTTCTCGCCCGTCCTTGTTTGGGACCCCTTGAAGGACTGCCCTTTTCCATGTAATTCAGGGGAGACTCCAGCTATGATGAACGCGCGCACGGACTGGAAGGAGACTCCGAAAGGTCACTTGTTTACGGTGGATCTTCCGGGAGTGAAGGAGGAGGAAGTTAAAGTTGAAGTGGAAGATGATAAAGTTTTAAGGATCAGCGGGGAGAGGAGTGTGGAGGAGAAGAAGGACGACAAGGAGAGGTGGCACCGGGTGGAGAGGAGCGGGGGGAAGTTCATGAGGCGGTTCCGGCTGCCGGAGAAGGCGAACATAGAGGAAGTGAAAGCCTCCATGGAGAACGGAGTTCTTACAGTCTTCGTCCCCAAGgaggcggaggaggaggaggaggaagcgAAAAGGCCACGTTCCAAGATCGTTGAGATCTCTGGCCAATAA